In the genome of Candidatus Methylomirabilota bacterium, one region contains:
- the iscX gene encoding Fe-S cluster assembly protein IscX: protein MGLKWSDAEDIGIQLAGKFPDTDPLTVRFTELHKWVTELADFEDDPKASSEGKLEAIQMAWLDEYRASRE from the coding sequence ATGGGACTCAAGTGGAGTGACGCCGAGGACATCGGGATTCAGCTGGCGGGGAAGTTCCCGGACACCGACCCGCTGACCGTTCGGTTCACGGAGCTCCACAAGTGGGTGACCGAGCTCGCCGACTTCGAGGACGATCCCAAGGCCTCTTCGGAGGGGAAGCTCGAGGCCATTCAGATGGCGTGGCTCGACGAATACCGCGCCAGCCGTGAGTGA
- a CDS encoding cysteine desulfurase family protein: MRRVYLDHNASTPVHPEVLQAMLPYFGELYGNPSSIHGFGREARDAVELAREEIAGFLGVAKEEFVFTSGGTESDNLAIKGVAYARGAGHVISSPVEHHAVLRTCQTLERQGYAVTYVPVDGQGRVDPDDVRRAVRPDTVLITIMYANSEVGTIMPIAEIGRIAAEHGIPFHVDGVQAFGKIPFSVRDCGISLLSCSSHKIYGPKGLGGLYIRKGTKMVSIQHGGDHERRRRAGTENVPAIVGFARAVALRARDMQEEALRVRRLRDRLWEGVEAKAPDVRLNGHPVHRLPGTVNMSFRGIEAESLILALDLKGIGASAGSACTSGSLEPSYVLTAMGVPPEWALGALRCSLGRSTSEEDIDYVLEVLPAAADRLRALSPATVA; encoded by the coding sequence ATGCGTCGCGTCTACCTGGATCACAACGCCTCCACGCCGGTGCATCCCGAGGTCCTCCAGGCCATGCTGCCCTACTTCGGGGAGCTCTATGGCAATCCTTCGAGCATCCACGGCTTTGGTCGCGAGGCCCGCGATGCCGTCGAGCTGGCGCGCGAAGAAATCGCGGGATTCCTGGGGGTCGCCAAGGAGGAATTCGTCTTCACCTCCGGCGGCACCGAGTCGGACAACCTGGCGATCAAAGGGGTGGCCTACGCCCGGGGGGCCGGTCACGTCATCAGCTCGCCGGTCGAGCACCACGCCGTGCTTCGGACGTGCCAGACGCTGGAGCGGCAAGGCTACGCGGTGACGTACGTCCCGGTCGACGGCCAGGGCCGGGTCGACCCCGACGACGTGCGGCGCGCGGTTCGGCCGGACACGGTCCTGATCACCATCATGTATGCGAACAGCGAGGTCGGCACCATCATGCCGATCGCCGAGATCGGCCGGATCGCCGCCGAGCACGGGATCCCGTTCCACGTCGACGGGGTCCAGGCCTTCGGGAAGATCCCGTTCTCGGTGCGCGACTGTGGCATCAGCCTGCTGTCGTGCTCGTCGCACAAGATCTATGGTCCCAAGGGGCTGGGCGGGCTGTACATCCGGAAGGGTACCAAGATGGTTTCGATCCAGCACGGCGGGGACCACGAGCGCCGGCGGCGCGCCGGCACCGAGAACGTGCCGGCCATCGTCGGGTTTGCCAGGGCTGTCGCCCTCCGGGCCCGTGACATGCAGGAGGAGGCCCTACGCGTGAGGCGGCTCCGGGACCGCCTGTGGGAGGGCGTGGAGGCGAAGGCCCCCGATGTCCGGCTCAATGGGCACCCGGTGCATCGCTTGCCCGGGACGGTCAACATGAGCTTCCGCGGGATCGAGGCGGAATCGCTCATCCTGGCCCTGGACCTCAAGGGCATCGGCGCCTCGGCCGGCTCGGCCTGTACCTCGGGAAGCCTGGAGCCCTCCTACGTCCTGACCGCCATGGGGGTGCCGCCCGAGTGGGCGCTCGGTGCCCTGCGCTGCTCGCTCGGGCGAAGCACGAGTGAGGAGGACATCGACTACGTGCTGGAGGTCCTGCCGGCGGCCGCCGACCGACTCCGCGCGCTGTCGCCGGCCACGGTGGCCTGA
- a CDS encoding DsrE family protein translates to MAAEHVLVIVSGDPETSHRTNEAIRIALGIIAGENDVTIALLGPAAKVFSAEVEDYVDGEDTLKHIATLKKLGQTFHVERAVIPDDDNWNADGPTMIPISREDLAGLVAKSDRVLVF, encoded by the coding sequence GTGGCGGCCGAGCACGTCCTCGTCATCGTCTCGGGCGACCCCGAGACGTCTCACCGGACCAACGAGGCCATCCGCATCGCCCTCGGCATCATCGCCGGCGAGAACGACGTCACCATCGCGCTCCTCGGTCCGGCGGCCAAGGTCTTCAGCGCGGAGGTCGAGGACTACGTGGACGGGGAAGACACCCTCAAGCACATCGCGACCCTCAAGAAGCTCGGGCAGACGTTCCACGTCGAGCGGGCCGTCATCCCGGACGACGACAACTGGAACGCCGACGGGCCGACGATGATCCCGATCTCGCGCGAAGACCTCGCGGGCCTCGTGGCGAAGAGCGATCGGGTCCTGGTGTTCTGA
- a CDS encoding 2Fe-2S iron-sulfur cluster-binding protein, with protein sequence MAKYKVTFLPQNVTVEADDKDFPYGDHGKAGSLLDIALHHDIRLEHNCGGNCACTTCHVVVKEGEENLSPMESDEEDRLDTAQGLTLHSRLGCQAIVQGDVVVEIVD encoded by the coding sequence ATGGCCAAGTACAAGGTGACCTTCTTGCCGCAGAACGTGACGGTGGAGGCCGACGACAAGGACTTCCCCTACGGAGACCACGGGAAGGCGGGATCGCTCCTCGACATCGCGCTCCATCACGACATCCGGCTGGAGCACAACTGTGGTGGGAACTGCGCCTGCACGACATGCCACGTGGTCGTCAAGGAGGGAGAGGAAAACCTTTCCCCGATGGAGTCGGACGAGGAAGATCGGCTCGACACCGCCCAGGGGCTGACCCTCCATTCGCGTCTGGGCTGCCAGGCGATCGTGCAGGGCGACGTCGTCGTGGAGATCGTGGATTAG
- a CDS encoding DsrE family protein, with product MSSLHATSDLKGRKLGILLSTPPDHPNLETCLGLSREALSRGADVYLYMIDDGVRNIDDDRILELGRHGAKLFVCAYGCQRRRLPITEKATYCGLVVLTDLINGCERFVALN from the coding sequence GTGAGCTCTCTCCACGCCACATCCGACCTCAAGGGGCGCAAGCTCGGCATCCTTCTCTCGACGCCGCCCGACCACCCGAACCTGGAAACCTGCCTGGGGCTGAGCCGGGAGGCGTTGTCGCGGGGGGCGGACGTGTACCTCTACATGATCGACGACGGCGTCCGCAACATCGACGACGACCGCATCCTCGAGTTGGGCCGGCACGGCGCCAAGCTCTTCGTCTGCGCATATGGCTGCCAGCGCCGGCGGCTGCCGATCACCGAGAAGGCCACCTACTGCGGCCTGGTGGTCCTCACCGATCTGATCAACGGGTGCGAGCGCTTCGTGGCCCTGAACTAG
- a CDS encoding iron-sulfur cluster assembly scaffold protein: MRYSDALIDHFRAPRNVGMMRSPDGVGESQDPTCGDLARFYLRVTDGRVVEARFQTYGCGPSIAASSLVTELVRDRPVEDLGELTPGAVERALGGLPADRRHAATLVIEALRAAAAHYRQTYTPEVSRV; the protein is encoded by the coding sequence ATGAGGTACAGCGACGCGCTCATCGACCACTTCCGGGCGCCGCGGAACGTCGGCATGATGCGCAGCCCGGACGGTGTCGGCGAGAGCCAGGATCCGACTTGCGGAGACCTCGCCCGGTTCTACTTGCGGGTCACCGACGGGCGGGTGGTCGAGGCCCGCTTCCAGACGTACGGCTGTGGGCCGTCCATCGCGGCATCGAGCCTGGTCACCGAGCTCGTCCGCGATCGCCCGGTCGAGGACCTCGGGGAGCTCACGCCCGGCGCCGTCGAGCGGGCGCTGGGGGGGTTGCCGGCCGATCGCCGCCACGCGGCGACGCTGGTGATCGAGGCGCTCCGCGCCGCTGCCGCCCACTATCGCCAGACGTATACGCCGGAGGTGAGTCGTGTTTGA